The Malus domestica chromosome 17, GDT2T_hap1 genome contains the following window.
TTGGATGATCCCCCAAGATTGCTTGGCAAGTTAAGACAATCAATTGACTTGATTCTGTACACCAAAAAGAAACTTAGAATGCCAGCAAGAATTCCGCATCAGTATGCATGTTTGTGAATTTGTTCCTCTGTTGTCCATTTGTCTATGCACACTTGGATACATATCATGAAAAAAGATGGCTTGGTAATAGAAGAAtggatatgtgtgtgtgtgtgtgtgtgtgtgtacagaGCATTGCCCTTCAGTTTGTTTGACAATGACAGAAATATGCCAAGATAGGGGAAATAGTCCATAGTCGCTTCGTCAATACTTGATACACTAATGAAACTTTCCATCTGTTTGGAGTAAAACAATTATGAAATCCAAGggggaaaaaggaaaaatggcTGGAAGACGCCATAATGAAAAGTCAACAAACATTTTTTCTCCATTTAATCATGCAAACCAGTGAGATCTGAGATGAGAGAAAGCATGGTTCATAACAACATATTTAAGAAACTAAATTACACATTAGTATAATCGATTTAAAATGTAAGTGTTCGAGTCAAAAGCAACAAAAATGAGGTGAATATAAGTTTGATTATTTACCCGCTAGGAATTTTAAGTGGTTCCAAACGACCATGCCTTATAACCTCTACGTTTACAAGTGATTTTAAGGACCTGTTTGGGACAGAAATAATTTTAATATCAAAGAACGAATATTCTAATAACAAAAAACCTAAAACATCTGAGCTGGAGTGCCATATTAATTCAATATCAAGTGCTTCAAGTGCAGACTCCATGCTTCTGCACTGCTGGTCAGCCATAAGTACATATGCCAGGCCACCAGCAGTATTCATGATGCAGTACCAGAAATTCATAAAACATGGAGTTTGCACTGTGGACATCTGCTCCTTAACCAGCATGTTTCAATGACTATTCATAGTAACATTATGTACTCAACTTGGCTTAAAGTATATATGAAGTGTCACACCCTGCTAATTATGTCGGTAACCATAAAAATCATATGTCATGACTCGTGGGATAAAACCATTGTGTAAAAACTGATAGTAATTTCAACCCAGCAATAAAAACAGGGTATTGTATACACCAATAGACTAGATTTTAACACCTAATTGGCAATGTAAACAAGCACGAAAATGGCCAGGGAATGCATAAATTAAGTCCTCATCTTGAAGATTGAGCTCATGTAGCCCTTACTGTACAGTTTTTTGTGTTTAATGCTGTATGACACCAATAGGGTAACTTTGTGGGTCATGGTGAAGGCTTATTATGATTAAGGCTGACATCAACATGACCCGATTCAGGGATTCTATAGTTTTAATGGCTTTTGTTGGTGTCTTGAAGGGTTAAAATTCAAGAATTTCAATACTAACGGATTAAGCCttgtattaataaaaataagtacactaataaaacttaaaactacAATGTTAGCTATCTGTATTTAAAAATGTGCATTTGCCACCAGCATGACCATAGATCTTGTCGATTTCCTTTGATAGAAATCTAACGAGCACATCTGTGACTGTCTAAAGTGCTTAAACAACACACAGAATGGTAGTAACACAATCACTAACAGatacaaaatatataacaaGAGTTTTCAAACCAACTTCTCAATTACATGAACATAAGCTAAATAACTACCTTGCAGTAGACCAGTAACCTCCGCACGATCTTGGAGCATCAACTCCTGTTGGCATATAAATAGACAAGACACTGTACTTGTAGTATTTATTAAGGTCATTAAACTTGAATATCACAAGACCTAACTCCAAATGAAAGAGAATTTTTATCTTCACAAAGTAATTATGGACCCCATACCAAGAAAACAAGAATATAACATTACCAATACTTAGATATGCTTCAATTAAGGAAGATGATGAAGTCCTCAAACCAATAAACATAAACACAACAGGAACCCTGGTCTGTTTTTATGGTAATATATTTGGTTTTCATtggaaaaatagtatataatcaGGAACCATGGTCCTATTAGAATATAGAAAAGTTCATTAAAATGTCCATGTACCCATCTCATTTCACTATATCTTGAATACAAGAATTAATAATGCTTTTATTGGCAGTCTTTCCTATTTCATGTGCTTCTGCACTGATTTTTAGTTCTCCGCATTATCATCCATCAGTTTTGTTGTATTCCATTAGGTTTTCAGAATACCTTTTTAACATTCACGGAGAATTTAGACATCTAGCGagtaaatcaaataaattgcaGCATGGATTTCAGGTAAACAATGACATCTTCATCTAGCGAATAACCAAATGGCTAAAAGTTTCCTATTGAACAGATTTCTTGCAAAATTGATTCTTAAAGGGAAAACTATACAGCTATGTATCAATGCATGGAAAAAGGGAATATCTGACAGGATTAAGaaggaaaatgaaaatataaaaaacaaaaacccaaaaccaaaatccaaaaacTTGGTGGCTGCCTTATATATTCTTACCCAAGCTGAAATAGCTCCAGAATCCTCCTGATAATTCCAGATTATCCTAAAAAAATGAGAAGTGAGGGTAAGgagaattaaataaaaatgaaaaagtaCAGACTTCATAAGTAGATTGTTCATATGTTGTGCTGATTTCAAACAGAAATGTCAAACTGTGGTCCTTCAGTACTGCATGTTGAAACCTCTTTTACCAACCGCCAATTCAAAGTACAAACAAGTCAGGATCATATCCTTGAAGTCATGGTGATTACATGAAATTTCACCATGAATCCGGCTAACCATTTGATTCACCCAGTAAATACTGATGATCAttccaaaataaatcggaacCAACCATGGCGGGGCAGAAAAGGCCCAAGAAATATCAAAATTGCCAACGTTAATAAGATTTAAGTTCACAAGGACTCTCATACTGGCACTCCTCACCGAATTGAGAGTACTTTGTATAAAGCACTTCTACTTAGTAGTATTCTAATTAGTGGGAACTTTTAAGAAACGCATAAACCTCTAATAAGTAGTAACCCAAGTGCTTCTTATATTCACTGGCAAGCAATAAGTGTTTCTCCAGGAACCACTATAAAAGCACCTCTGTCTATTTTATCCAAACACTACCTAAAGAATTGTTGATATCTGGAAGGTCTTTTGTTATTGTCACAACAGTGTGAAACAAACCCATAAAACCTTTGGATGCCTAAACCATTTTGTTTACTTGAATTAGAAAACGTAATGAATTCATGTTTGTGTTCTCAAGTTCTTGAAGTCAAGGGTATTTTTGGAATTTCAAGATTCGTTGGATATAGGCTATAATCAGGATCCAAGGAGCCTACATCAAGTCTATTAGGACCCAATACCAACCTTCCACAAATACCAAAGATGAAACTTAGAGGTGTATAGGAGGGAGGTGGAATATTTCTCCATGTAGTGGTGTCTATGGTGAACACATTTTATCTCAAATTACAAGGAAAGCTTATAAGTCTTTCTGTCTTAGAGTAATCAAAGGTTGCAATGGGATCTGCACCTTTGACGTGATTGACTTAACATGGTGCAGTCCATGCAATATAAAATTTCTACAGGGCTGCCACCAGCATTTGTGTGGTACTAACGTCAGCACATAACTCTGATTACCATTATGGTTAAGCCAGCCCTCTATTATGGATTTATCCACTGCCAAGGTGTTATGTACAAagatattataatttataaaggTAAAGGATgtttgaagaagagaagaaaataaaatcaagAGCAAAGGTCtgagaaaatatattaaattgacAACTGACAAGTAACAAATATTTTCTATAAACTGAACTAATCTACGATTTAAGTTAAAGTATGATGTCATCATCATTCATTGAATACTTCATTAGTCTCAGGATCACAGAAAAGATGGGCCCGTTGAGAATAATACTTAACACTAGAGGATAAAGGCATGAAAAGAGAGATTTTTTGTTGGTCCGAAGAAAATggtgatctttttttttatctcaaaGAAGTGATTCAAATGGATAGAGTAGGGGGATTGGGGATGGGGAATTGAGCACTTGGTTACCTCAGTTTCCGTAGCCCCCTTGTGAACCTTAGTTTCTGTAGCCCCTTTATGAACCTCAGTTTCTGTAGCCCCTTTGTGAACCTCAGTTTCTGTCGCCCCTTTGTGAACCTTTGTTTCTGTATCCCCTTCGTCAACCTCAGTTTCTGTATCCCCTTTGTGAACCTCAGTTTCTCTCGCCCCTTTGTGAACCTCAGTTTCAGTAGCCCCTTTGTGAACCGCAGTTTCTGTATCCCCTTTGTGAACCTCAGTTTCTGTGTCCCCTTTGTGAACCTCAGTCTCTGTATCCCCTTTGTGAACCTCAGTTTCTCTCGCCCCTTTGTGAACCTCAGTTTCAGTAGCCCCTTTGTGAACCTCAGTTTCTGTATCCCCTTTGTGAACCTCAGTTTCTGTATCCCCTTTGTGAACCTCAGTTTCTGTATCCCCTTTGTGAACCTCAGTTTCTGTAGCCCCTTTGCGAACAGGACGAAATACATGAAAAAAGTGTGGTATTTCTTTAAGATCCGTAGAACTTTGAATAGCTTTCATCTTAATGAGAATATGCCAGCTGAAACCCAATAATAATCACATAAGATTACCACTGGAAGCCTATAACAAATATGCAATTCACATACAAAAGCCCATATATAACCCAACACCATTCAATTTCTAAATTTTCTTAGAACCAAATTATGGGATCCATTAAAACATACTCAAGTTTGGCTTGTTTGTCTACTGGAAACGGTCTATCAATATATTGTCTCAAGCCTGGCTTGTTTGCCCAAACCCTTATTGTACTTTTCCTCAAATTCCAACTTGTTTTTAATAAGAAAACAATAAATATGAGTTAGACCTGTCAGTTTTTATCTGTTGTGCCGCTTGTACTTGATCCAGGAATGATGTCACTGATTGACGATCAACTTTAGGCACCTTCTGCAAAATAGCAAACAAATTATAACTTAAAAGAAGCATACAATACTGACCtagcaaaaccctaatttagacagaaagcagaagaagaaagtgCAGAAGGAGGTAACAGCCACTTTCAGTTTCATTCTAATGTGATAATGAAATTAGACCCTCTTCCGAAGCTCTAAACCACACACACCTTCTACATGTCTGTATATACTCATAGTAGTTATCAAATCATGCTCTGGAATCATGTGCGGGCTCAAAGTTGTCCTGACCCAGCGCTCTTCCCAAAACCTCACCTTATTCCTATAACCCACCTCAATCaacaacaaaagaagaaaaataattgatCCCTTGAAAGATGCTTTCATAAACTAAAAGATGTCCTACCCATCCAAACGAAAGTGGGATGTTATTTTCAGTCCCATGTGATATCGGCACAATGGAGGGCGACTCTGGTAATTTCAGATCACAAATAACTCCAAGAATCCGGTTAACCACGTCATCCCCACCAACAATCTGAAAAGAAATATATGTTAGAAAGACAGCTACAGCACAACCCAAAGATTAATTAAACGAAAAATATCCAAAATGTATGTCAGAAATTGTtgaaattataaatacaaatccgaaaacaaaaaaaaaaagaagaaaaagtgtTGAACAATTGACTACATGGGATAAATTTAACATGTTACTCACTATAATTCTCATCCTCTTTTGAATATAATCAGCAAACTCAAATTTTTTACTCTTATGTAGAGCACCATAAACCTCCTTTAGCACGCTCTCAGGATCCTCTACCTTTATTGGTCCCTTAGAATCAGAGTCCTCTTCCAGCACAGAAAAGACCTAGGAAAGAAATTATAATTTGAACACTATCAAGTTAAGAATGTTTACAATCATACAGGTCagatttcttttttaaaataatcATTTCAAAATGCCTTTCCTCAAGGAGAGACAATTACAAAGAGAAAATACTACCTGCTTTTTATTAAGACGGTAGCAAAATTCGTTATAGAGTTGTACTCCAAGTTTTTCATCTTTTATATCAACAAACACTAAAACTGGGCAGCTTGGTATATCGACAGAAGGTTCACCAACCAAATCATGTTTAAGCAATTCGTCAGGTATATACATCTGCTTCAAGAAACGTTTGGACCTACAATTTGATCCACAGTATTCTTATTGCATGTAAATATGAATTTTGGGGAACCAAAGCTTAACAAATATAAGAATCACCCTATTTAGTTCACTTCTTCATAAGGGGTAATCTTATATAAAAGAACTTGAAACAAATTCAAGGAACAGCAGCATCAAATACTAAGCATTAGTCTATACTCCACGAAATTCAATATTATATGTATGTAACACTATCACAATAAAGGAGTTAAACTGAAGAATGAAATACAAAAATTCACCCATATATATACAAAACCCATCAATGAAAAAGAGGGGTTTAGAAGAATACTCAATCTCACGAATCTGCTCCGGAATGATTCCTGCAAGCGCCTTAGCAGCCAATGGAAGGCCATGACATTGATCCTTAatttcattctcaatcttaCTCAAAGTTTTGTGAAGTGAAATGTTTAAAACTTCTTTGTTATTCTCCATAGTCTCCTCAAATATGCTCCAGCAAATTTCTTTGTCCAAAGGCTCAACATAAATCAAGTCCCTTTTTTCCACCACCTTTCGAGCCACTTCTGTTAACCTACTAGTGACAATGACCGCACCACCGCTACCCTTAGGCAATCCGCGCCATAAGCGATCCTCAATGTTAATGTGGCGCCGCTGCACATCATCCAACACAATCAGATACCTCTTACCAGAAAACAGTTGGTTGAGCCTTTCCAAGATCTTACCAAGGTCAACAATCCTCCCATCCAGAGTTTTGCCCAAATGATCGAGAATGCACGTCTCAAAGCTAAACCTACTAAACTGTTCTTCCTCTTCCCTCATACCCGAAAAGGGTAACCAAATTATAGGATTAAACTTACCCTTTACTCTCTCCCTTTTCAAAACCTTGTGCACCAGGGTGGTCTTACCCACACCAGCAATCCC
Protein-coding sequences here:
- the LOC103428056 gene encoding uncharacterized protein isoform X2 — protein: MAVDVAEFQWRKFLSSLRDAESELSGSISITYFRTIKNLISSFKSIKNRAREIDIMPRSPYDYSEIIDFLYKLNDVLAECRIFAKECKELNKKLLLFNPFGFYFIQKMNNRLDGLRKELESLGDARGLDNDVGDCWAEEVEPPPCPVVDGFDEQVVYGFDELAEKVEDLLCREGSTGNGFTTIGVVGIAGVGKTTLVHKVLKRERVKGKFNPIIWLPFSGMREEEEQFSRFSFETCILDHLGKTLDGRIVDLGKILERLNQLFSGKRYLIVLDDVQRRHINIEDRLWRGLPKGSGGAVIVTSRLTEVARKVVEKRDLIYVEPLDKEICWSIFEETMENNKEVLNISLHKTLSKIENEIKDQCHGLPLAAKALAGIIPEQIREIESKRFLKQMYIPDELLKHDLVGEPSVDIPSCPVLVFVDIKDEKLGVQLYNEFCYRLNKKQVFSVLEEDSDSKGPIKVEDPESVLKEVYGALHKSKKFEFADYIQKRMRIIIVGGDDVVNRILGVICDLKLPESPSIVPISHGTENNIPLSFGWKVPKVDRQSVTSFLDQVQAAQQIKTDSWHILIKMKAIQSSTDLKEIPHFFHVFRPVRKGATETEVHKGDTETEVHKGDTETEVHKGDTETEVHKGATETEVHKGARETEVHKGDTETEVHKGDTETEVHKGDTETAVHKGATETEVHKGARETEVHKGDTETEVDEGDTETKVHKGATETEVHKGATETEVHKGATETKVHKGATETEDNLELSGGFWSYFSLGLVIFKFNDLNKYYKYSVLSIYMPTGVDAPRSCGGYWSTARIKSIDCLNLPSNLGGSSNMNKDRKNMKPSVINDGQLEIVGLKEVLLAQNERIYLDQVQEIRFEFKGAAESVKMRIDGSPLKQLPPGIIDIKISRHSQVNILGNGDCAAKRGFPDSSEPRASGTDDSSNAKDKSTEESSNAKDKSTEASSSAKDKSTEESSSAKDKSTEASSNAQDSYKGRKKFGSADTFKYSETEDNSNAKDKSTEESSNAQDSSKAHKKFGSAGTFKMP
- the LOC103428056 gene encoding uncharacterized protein isoform X4, with protein sequence MAVDVAEFQWRKFLSSLRDAESELSGSISITYFRTIKNLISSFKSIKNRAREIDIMPRSPYDYSEIIDFLYKLNDVLAECRIFAKECKELNKKLLLFNPFGFYFIQKMNNRLDGLRKELESLGDARGLDNDVGDCWAEEVEPPPCPVVDGFDEQVVYGFDELAEKVEDLLCREGSTGNGFTTIGVVGIAGVGKTTLVHKVLKRERVKGKFNPIIWLPFSGMREEEEQFSRFSFETCILDHLGKTLDGRIVDLGKILERLNQLFSGKRYLIVLDDVQRRHINIEDRLWRGLPKGSGGAVIVTSRLTEVARKVVEKRDLIYVEPLDKEICWSIFEETMENNKEVLNISLHKTLSKIENEIKDQCHGLPLAAKALAGIIPEQIREIESKRFLKQMYIPDELLKHDLVGEPSVDIPSCPVLVFVDIKDEKLGVQLYNEFCYRLNKKQVFSVLEEDSDSKGPIKVEDPESVLKEVYGALHKSKKFEFADYIQKRMRIIIVGGDDVVNRILGVICDLKLPESPSIVPISHGTENNIPLSFGWKVPKVDRQSVTSFLDQVQAAQQIKTDSWHILIKMKAIQSSTDLKEIPHFFHVFRPVRKGATETEVHKGDTETEVHKGDTETEVHKGDTETEVHKGATETEVHKGARETEVHKGDTETEVHKGDTETEVHKGDTETAVHKGATETEVHKGARETEVHKGDTETEVDEGDTETKVHKGATETEVHKGATETEVHKGATETKVHKGATETEDNLELSGGFWSYFSLGVDAPRSCGGYWSTARIKSIDCLNLPSNLGGSSNMNKDRKNMKPSVINDGQLEIVGLKEVLLAQNERIYLDQVQEIRFEFKGAAESVKMRIDGSPLKQLPPGIIDIKISRHSQVNILGNGDCAAKRGFPDSSEPRASGTDDSSNAKDKSTEESSNAKDKSTEASSSAKDKSTEESSSAKDKSTEASSNAQDSYKGRKKFGSADTFKYSETEDNSNAKDKSTEESSNAQDSSKAHKKFGSAGTFKMP
- the LOC103428056 gene encoding uncharacterized protein isoform X1 produces the protein MAVDVAEFQWRKFLSSLRDAESELSGSISITYFRTIKNLISSFKSIKNRAREIDIMPRSPYDYSEIIDFLYKLNDVLAECRIFAKECKELNKKLLLFNPFGFYFIQKMNNRLDGLRKELESLGDARGLDNDVGDCWAEEVEPPPCPVVDGFDEQVVYGFDELAEKVEDLLCREGSTGNGFTTIGVVGIAGVGKTTLVHKVLKRERVKGKFNPIIWLPFSGMREEEEQFSRFSFETCILDHLGKTLDGRIVDLGKILERLNQLFSGKRYLIVLDDVQRRHINIEDRLWRGLPKGSGGAVIVTSRLTEVARKVVEKRDLIYVEPLDKEICWSIFEETMENNKEVLNISLHKTLSKIENEIKDQCHGLPLAAKALAGIIPEQIREIESKRFLKQMYIPDELLKHDLVGEPSVDIPSCPVLVFVDIKDEKLGVQLYNEFCYRLNKKQVFSVLEEDSDSKGPIKVEDPESVLKEVYGALHKSKKFEFADYIQKRMRIIIVGGDDVVNRILGVICDLKLPESPSIVPISHGTENNIPLSFGWKVPKVDRQSVTSFLDQVQAAQQIKTDSWHILIKMKAIQSSTDLKEIPHFFHVFRPVRKGATETEVHKGDTETEVHKGDTETEVHKGDTETEVHKGATETEVHKGARETEVHKGDTETEVHKGDTETEVHKGDTETAVHKGATETEVHKGARETEVHKGDTETEVDEGDTETKVHKGATETEVHKGATETEVHKGATETKVHKGATETEDNLELSGGFWSYFSLGLVIFKFNDLNKYYKYSVLSIYMPTGVDAPRSCGGYWSTARSLKSLVNVEVIRHGRLEPLKIPSGIKSIDCLNLPSNLGGSSNMNKDRKNMKPSVINDGQLEIVGLKEVLLAQNERIYLDQVQEIRFEFKGAAESVKMRIDGSPLKQLPPGIIDIKISRHSQVNILGNGDCAAKRGFPDSSEPRASGTDDSSNAKDKSTEESSNAKDKSTEASSSAKDKSTEESSSAKDKSTEASSNAQDSYKGRKKFGSADTFKYSETEDNSNAKDKSTEESSNAQDSSKAHKKFGSAGTFKMP
- the LOC103428056 gene encoding uncharacterized protein isoform X3, producing MAVDVAEFQWRKFLSSLRDAESELSGSISITYFRTIKNLISSFKSIKNRAREIDIMPRSPYDYSEIIDFLYKLNDVLAECRIFAKECKELNKKLLLFNPFGFYFIQKMNNRLDGLRKELESLGDARGLDNDVGDCWAEEVEPPPCPVVDGFDEQVVYGFDELAEKVEDLLCREGSTGNGFTTIGVVGIAGVGKTTLVHKVLKRERVKGKFNPIIWLPFSGMREEEEQFSRFSFETCILDHLGKTLDGRIVDLGKILERLNQLFSGKRYLIVLDDVQRRHINIEDRLWRGLPKGSGGAVIVTSRLTEVARKVVEKRDLIYVEPLDKEICWSIFEETMENNKEVLNISLHKTLSKIENEIKDQCHGLPLAAKALAGIIPEQIREIESKRFLKQMYIPDELLKHDLVGEPSVDIPSCPVLVFVDIKDEKLGVQLYNEFCYRLNKKQVFSVLEEDSDSKGPIKVEDPESVLKEVYGALHKSKKFEFADYIQKRMRIIIVGGDDVVNRILGVICDLKLPESPSIVPISHGTENNIPLSFGWKVPKVDRQSVTSFLDQVQAAQQIKTDSWHILIKMKAIQSSTDLKEIPHFFHVFRPVRKGATETEVHKGDTETEVHKGDTETEVHKGDTETEVHKGATETEVHKGARETEVHKGDTETEVHKGDTETEVHKGDTETAVHKGATETEVHKGARETEVHKGDTETEVDEGDTETKVHKGATETEVHKGATETEVHKGATETKVHKGATETEDNLELSGGFWSYFSLGVDAPRSCGGYWSTARSLKSLVNVEVIRHGRLEPLKIPSGIKSIDCLNLPSNLGGSSNMNKDRKNMKPSVINDGQLEIVGLKEVLLAQNERIYLDQVQEIRFEFKGAAESVKMRIDGSPLKQLPPGIIDIKISRHSQVNILGNGDCAAKRGFPDSSEPRASGTDDSSNAKDKSTEESSNAKDKSTEASSSAKDKSTEESSSAKDKSTEASSNAQDSYKGRKKFGSADTFKYSETEDNSNAKDKSTEESSNAQDSSKAHKKFGSAGTFKMP